A stretch of the Notamacropus eugenii isolate mMacEug1 chromosome 2, mMacEug1.pri_v2, whole genome shotgun sequence genome encodes the following:
- the LOC140530238 gene encoding protein Hook homolog 1-like has translation MDMHNTVSLEEELKEANAARIQLEMYKRQVQELHLKLSAESKRADTLAFEMKCLEEKHEALLKEKDRLIIQRDALKETNEELRCSQVQQDHLNQAGASVSTSYENLAAEIMPVEYREVFIRLQHENKMLRLQQEGSENERIAELQEQLEQKHRKTSEMETEQRLSKEYIRGLQQQIEDLQRTLQEQGPKPEGESSSKLKQQLEAHMEKLTEVQEELQKKQELIEDLQPDVTQNVQKINELEAALQKKDEDMKAMEERYKMYLEKARNVIRTLDPKLNPASAEIMLLRKHLAEKDRRIEILEGECKEAKFRDYEEKLIVSAWYNKCRFPQAGDGIQTDWR, from the exons ATGGACATGCACAACACAGTCAGCTTAGAGGAAGAGCTCAAGGAGGCGAATGCCGCCCGCATCCAGCTGGAAATGTACAAGAGGCAG GTTCAGGAACTTCATCTTAAACTCTCTGCTGAGTCCAAAAGAGCTGACACATTAGCCTTTGAGATGAAATGCctggaagagaagcatgaagcTTTACTTAAGGAGAAAGAT AGATTGATCATCCAGCGAGATGCCCTGAAAGAGACCAACGAGGAACTCCGCTGTTCTCAGGTGCAGCAGGATCACCTCAACCAGGCAG GTGCCTCTGTCTCAACAAGCTATGAGAACCTTGCTGCTGAAATTATGCCAGTAGAATATAG AGAAGTGTTTATTCGCCTTCAGCATGAAAATAAGATGCTTCGATTACAGCAGGAAGGCTCTGAGAATGAGCGGATTGCAGAGCTCCAAGAGCAGTTGGAGCAGAAGCACCGGAAAACCAGCGAGATGGAGACTGAGCAAAG GCTTAGCAAAGAATATATTCGAGGTTTGCAGCAGCAGATTGAAGACCTTCAAAGGACTCTGCAAGAGCAAGGGCCCAAGCCTGAAGGGGAGAGT tCCAGCAAATTAAAGCAGCAGCTGGAAGCTCATAT GGAAAAGCTTACGGAGGTCCAGGAAGAATTACAGAAGAAGCAAGAACTTATCGAAGATCTCCAGCCTGATGTGACTCAAAATG TACAAAAGATAAATGAACTTGAAGCTGCCCTGCAGAAGAAAGATGAAGATATGAAAGCGATGGAAGAGAGATATAAAATGTACCTAGAGAAAGCCAGAAAC GTAATTAGAACGTTGGATCCCAAATTAAATCCAGCATCAGCTGAAATAATGCTACTGAGAAAGCACCtggcagagaaagacagaaggattGAGATACTGGAG GGTGAATGTAAGGAAGCCAAATTCCGTGACTATGAAGAGAAGCTCATTGTGTCTGCCTGGTATAATAAG tGTCGCTTTCCACAAGCTGGGGATGGAATCCAGACTGACTGGAGGTAA